A stretch of Sulfitobacter sp. THAF37 DNA encodes these proteins:
- a CDS encoding UbiH/UbiF/VisC/COQ6 family ubiquinone biosynthesis hydroxylase, with protein sequence MDFDTDIAIVGGGLNGPVLALALAGAGLRVSLIDRLDVKVRRNAAFDGRSYALALSSVRMLEQLGLWQGVADKAQPMLDIKVTDGRAGEGPSPLFMHFNHAEIEEGPMGYMVEDRHLRRQLLDAVKAADRITQLNGETVTAQSTDGTGITLTLASGGVLRARLAIGADGRDTGTGRRAGIRRVEWSYGQTALVCAIEHEALHNGVAHQLFMPPGPLAILPLTGNRSSIVWSESDTAARRIDALPDAAYLDILRPRVGAFMGRIGLAGARFSYPLSLSLAMDMVAPRVALVGDAAHGVHPVAGQGLNAGLRDVAALAEVIAEARRRGEDPGSDAALARYQEWRRFDNASLALATDSFNRLFSNDNPAIRLARDIGMAAVNALPGVRRGFIREAAGLTGDLPRLMQGKPL encoded by the coding sequence ATGGATTTCGATACCGATATCGCCATCGTCGGCGGCGGCCTTAACGGTCCGGTTCTGGCCCTCGCGCTGGCGGGCGCGGGCCTGCGGGTCAGCCTGATCGACCGGCTGGATGTGAAAGTGCGGCGCAATGCGGCCTTCGACGGGCGCTCTTATGCGCTTGCGTTGTCCTCGGTGCGGATGCTGGAGCAGTTGGGCCTGTGGCAGGGCGTCGCGGACAAGGCCCAGCCGATGCTGGACATCAAGGTGACAGACGGGCGCGCGGGCGAAGGTCCCTCCCCCCTTTTCATGCATTTCAACCACGCCGAGATCGAAGAAGGGCCAATGGGCTACATGGTCGAGGACCGGCACCTGCGGCGGCAACTGCTGGACGCGGTGAAGGCAGCGGACCGGATCACGCAACTGAATGGCGAAACAGTGACCGCGCAGAGCACCGACGGCACCGGTATCACACTGACGCTGGCCAGCGGCGGCGTGCTGCGGGCGCGGTTGGCCATCGGCGCCGACGGGCGCGATACCGGCACGGGGCGACGTGCAGGTATCAGGCGTGTTGAATGGAGCTACGGCCAGACCGCACTGGTCTGTGCGATCGAGCACGAAGCACTGCATAATGGCGTGGCCCACCAGTTGTTCATGCCCCCCGGCCCGCTGGCGATCCTGCCGCTGACCGGCAACCGGTCCTCCATCGTGTGGAGTGAGAGCGACACCGCAGCGCGCCGGATCGACGCGCTTCCGGATGCTGCTTATCTGGACATATTGCGCCCGAGGGTCGGTGCATTCATGGGCCGGATCGGCCTCGCGGGTGCGCGCTTCAGCTATCCGCTGAGCCTGTCGCTGGCGATGGACATGGTGGCACCGCGCGTGGCGCTGGTGGGGGACGCCGCGCATGGGGTGCATCCCGTCGCGGGCCAGGGGCTGAACGCGGGGCTGCGTGACGTTGCAGCGCTGGCAGAGGTCATCGCGGAGGCCCGTCGGCGCGGCGAAGACCCAGGGTCCGACGCGGCGCTGGCGCGCTACCAGGAATGGCGGCGGTTCGACAACGCCAGTCTGGCGCTGGCGACGGATAGCTTCAACCGGTTGTTTTCAAACGACAACCCTGCAATCCGCCTGGCGCGGGACATCGGCATGGCGGCGGTGAATGCCCTGCCTGGAGTGCGCCGCGGGTTTATCCGCGAGGCTGCCGGTCTGACCGGCGACCTTCCGCGGCTGATGCAGGGCAAGCCGCTGTAG